A region from the Pseudomonas triticicola genome encodes:
- the fdhA gene encoding formaldehyde dehydrogenase, glutathione-independent → MSGNRGVVYLGAGKVEVQKIDYPKMQDPRGRKIEHGVILKVVSTNICGSDQHMVRGRTTAQTGLVLGHEITGEVIEKGSDVENLKIGDLVSVPFNVACGRCRSCKEQHTGVCLTVNPARAGGAYGYVDMGDWTGGQAEYVLVPYADFNLLKLPDRDKAMEKIRDLTCLSDILPTGYHGAVTAGVGPGSSVYIAGAGPVGLAAAASARLLGAAVVIVGDVNTIRLAHAKAQGFEVVDLSKDTPLHEQIAALLGEPEVDCAVDCVGFEARGHGHDGVKAEAPATVLNSLMGVVRVAGKIGIPGLYVTEDPGAVDAAAKMGSLSIRFGLGWAKSHSFHTGQTPVMKYNRQLMQAIMWDRINIAEVVGVQVISLDQAPEGYGEFDAGVPKKFVIDPHKLFSAA, encoded by the coding sequence ATGTCTGGCAATCGTGGTGTGGTGTATCTCGGCGCTGGCAAGGTCGAAGTACAGAAAATCGACTATCCGAAAATGCAGGACCCGCGCGGTCGCAAGATCGAACACGGGGTCATCCTCAAAGTGGTCTCCACCAACATCTGCGGCTCCGACCAGCACATGGTGCGCGGCCGAACCACGGCGCAGACCGGTCTGGTGCTGGGTCACGAAATCACCGGCGAGGTGATCGAAAAGGGCTCTGACGTCGAAAACCTGAAGATCGGCGATCTGGTCTCCGTTCCGTTCAACGTAGCTTGCGGGCGCTGCCGTTCCTGCAAAGAGCAACACACCGGCGTCTGCCTGACCGTCAACCCGGCTCGTGCCGGCGGCGCATACGGTTACGTCGACATGGGCGACTGGACCGGTGGCCAGGCCGAATACGTGCTGGTGCCGTACGCCGACTTCAACCTGCTGAAACTGCCGGATCGCGACAAGGCCATGGAGAAAATCCGCGACCTGACCTGCCTCTCCGACATCCTCCCGACCGGTTACCACGGCGCCGTCACTGCCGGCGTTGGCCCGGGCAGCTCCGTGTACATCGCTGGCGCCGGTCCGGTCGGCCTCGCCGCTGCCGCTTCCGCACGTTTGCTCGGTGCGGCGGTGGTGATCGTCGGCGACGTCAACACCATCCGCCTGGCCCACGCCAAGGCCCAAGGCTTTGAAGTCGTCGACCTGTCCAAGGACACCCCGCTGCACGAACAGATCGCCGCACTGCTGGGCGAGCCGGAAGTCGACTGCGCAGTGGACTGCGTTGGCTTCGAAGCACGCGGCCACGGCCACGACGGCGTCAAGGCCGAAGCCCCGGCCACGGTGCTCAACTCACTGATGGGTGTAGTGCGCGTTGCCGGCAAGATCGGTATCCCGGGCCTGTACGTCACCGAAGATCCGGGCGCCGTCGACGCCGCGGCAAAAATGGGCAGCCTGAGCATCCGCTTCGGCCTGGGCTGGGCCAAATCCCACAGCTTCCACACCGGCCAGACTCCAGTCATGAAGTACAACCGCCAGTTGATGCAGGCGATCATGTGGGATCGCATCAACATCGCTGAAGTGGTCGGCGTGCAAGTCATCAGCCTCGATCAGGCGCCGGAAGGTTACGGCGAGTTCGACGCCGGCGTGCCGAAGAAGTTTGTGATTGATCCGCACAAGTTGTTCAGTGCGGCGTAA
- a CDS encoding cold-shock protein yields the protein MSGRETGTVKWFNDEKGFGFITPKNGGDDLFVHFKAIQSDGFKSLKEGQTVTYVAARGQKGMQAEEVQVV from the coding sequence ATGTCAGGCAGAGAAACCGGTACGGTTAAATGGTTTAACGATGAAAAAGGCTTTGGCTTCATCACGCCCAAAAATGGCGGTGATGATCTTTTCGTTCACTTCAAAGCCATCCAATCGGATGGATTCAAAAGCTTGAAGGAAGGACAGACTGTGACCTACGTTGCAGCGAGAGGACAGAAGGGAATGCAAGCAGAAGAAGTTCAGGTTGTATAA
- a CDS encoding sarcosine oxidase subunit beta: MQRYSGFGLFKHSLSHHENWQRMWRTPTPKKVYDVVIVGGGGHGLATAYYLAKEHGITNVAVVEKGWLGGGNTARNTTIVRSNYLWDESAHLYEHAMKLWEGLSQDLNYNVMFSQRGVYNLCHTLQDIRDSERRVSANRLNGVDGELLDAKQVADEIPYLDCSKNTRYPIMGATVQRRGGVARHDAVAWGFARAADALGVDLIQQTEVIGFRKENGVCIGVETNKGFIGAKRVGVVTAGNSGHMAKLAGFRLPIESHPLQALVSEPIKPIIDSVIMSNAVHGYISQSDKGDLVIGAGIDGYNGYGQRGSYPVIEHTIQAIVEMFPVLSRVRMNRQWGGIVDTTPDACPIISKTPVPNMFFNCGWGTGGFKATPGSGNVFAASLAKGEMHPLAAPFSIDRFHNGALIDEHGAAAVAH; the protein is encoded by the coding sequence ATGCAACGCTATTCCGGCTTCGGCCTGTTCAAACACTCGCTCAGCCACCACGAAAACTGGCAGCGCATGTGGCGCACGCCCACCCCGAAAAAAGTCTACGACGTGGTCATCGTCGGCGGCGGCGGGCACGGCCTGGCGACGGCCTACTATCTGGCCAAGGAGCACGGCATCACCAATGTCGCCGTGGTCGAGAAAGGCTGGCTGGGCGGCGGTAACACCGCGCGCAACACCACCATCGTGCGTTCCAACTACCTGTGGGACGAGTCGGCGCACCTCTACGAACACGCGATGAAATTGTGGGAAGGCCTGTCGCAGGATCTCAACTACAACGTGATGTTCTCCCAGCGCGGCGTCTACAACCTGTGCCACACCCTGCAGGACATCCGTGATTCCGAGCGTCGGGTCAGTGCCAACCGCCTCAACGGCGTCGACGGTGAATTGCTCGACGCCAAGCAGGTTGCGGACGAGATTCCGTACCTGGACTGCTCGAAAAACACCCGCTACCCGATCATGGGCGCGACCGTGCAGCGTCGCGGCGGCGTCGCCCGTCACGATGCCGTGGCCTGGGGCTTTGCCCGTGCCGCCGATGCCTTGGGCGTGGACTTGATCCAGCAGACCGAAGTGATCGGTTTCCGCAAGGAAAACGGTGTGTGCATCGGCGTCGAAACCAACAAGGGTTTCATCGGCGCCAAGCGCGTCGGCGTGGTCACTGCCGGTAACTCCGGGCACATGGCCAAGCTTGCCGGTTTCCGCCTGCCGATCGAATCCCACCCGCTGCAAGCGCTGGTGTCCGAGCCGATCAAACCGATTATCGACAGTGTGATCATGTCCAACGCCGTACACGGTTACATCAGCCAGTCCGACAAGGGCGACCTGGTGATCGGCGCCGGTATCGACGGCTACAACGGCTACGGCCAGCGTGGTTCGTACCCGGTAATCGAACACACCATCCAGGCCATCGTCGAGATGTTCCCGGTGTTGTCCCGCGTACGCATGAACCGCCAGTGGGGCGGCATCGTCGACACCACCCCGGACGCTTGCCCGATCATCTCGAAAACGCCGGTACCAAACATGTTCTTCAACTGCGGTTGGGGCACCGGTGGCTTCAAGGCCACACCGGGTTCGGGCAACGTGTTTGCCGCGAGTCTGGCCAAGGGTGAAATGCACCCATTGGCTGCACCTTTCTCCATCGACCGTTTCCACAACGGTGCGTTGATCGATGAACACGGCGCTGCTGCGGTTGCCCACTAA
- a CDS encoding sarcosine oxidase subunit delta: MLHIFCPHCGELRSEEEFHASGQAHIPRPLDPNACTDEEWGDYMFFRDNPRGLHHELWDHVAGCRQYFNVTRDTVTYEILESYKIGEKPQFTDKAGTAKTATTALGEKV; this comes from the coding sequence ATGTTGCATATCTTCTGTCCTCACTGCGGCGAACTGCGCTCTGAAGAGGAATTCCACGCATCCGGTCAGGCGCACATCCCGCGTCCGCTGGATCCGAACGCCTGCACCGATGAAGAGTGGGGCGACTACATGTTCTTTCGCGATAACCCGCGCGGTCTGCACCACGAGTTGTGGGACCACGTTGCCGGTTGCCGCCAGTACTTCAACGTCACTCGCGATACGGTGACCTACGAGATTCTCGAGAGCTACAAGATCGGCGAGAAGCCGCAATTCACCGACAAGGCTGGCACTGCGAAAACAGCCACGACGGCGCTGGGAGAGAAGGTATGA
- a CDS encoding sarcosine oxidase subunit gamma: MTTANVYQQRPTTGARAESSLHHADLASLVGKGRKNAGVIVREKKLLGHLTIRGDGHDAAFAAGVHKALGIELPGALSVIVKGETSLQWMGPDEWLLIVPSGEEFAAEQKLREALGDLHIAIVNVSGGQQILELSGPNVRQVLMKSTSYDVHPNNFPVGKAVGTVFAKSQLMIRHTAEDTWELLIRRSFSDYWWLWLQDASAEYGLSVQA, translated from the coding sequence ATGACCACAGCCAATGTTTACCAGCAACGCCCGACCACCGGTGCCCGTGCCGAGTCGTCGCTGCACCATGCCGACCTCGCCAGCCTGGTCGGCAAGGGCCGCAAGAACGCCGGCGTGATCGTGCGTGAGAAAAAACTCCTCGGCCACTTGACCATTCGTGGCGATGGCCACGATGCCGCGTTCGCGGCCGGTGTGCACAAGGCGCTTGGCATTGAATTGCCCGGCGCCCTCAGCGTGATCGTCAAAGGCGAAACCAGCCTGCAATGGATGGGCCCGGACGAGTGGCTGCTGATCGTGCCAAGCGGCGAAGAATTCGCCGCCGAGCAGAAACTGCGTGAAGCGCTGGGCGATCTGCACATTGCCATCGTCAACGTCAGCGGCGGCCAGCAGATCCTCGAACTGAGCGGGCCGAACGTGCGCCAGGTGCTGATGAAATCCACCAGCTATGACGTGCACCCGAACAACTTCCCGGTCGGCAAAGCGGTGGGCACGGTGTTCGCCAAATCGCAACTGATGATTCGTCATACCGCCGAAGACACCTGGGAACTGCTGATCCGTCGCAGCTTCTCGGATTACTGGTGGTTGTGGTTGCAGGATGCTTCGGCCGAGTACGGGTTGAGCGTACAAGCCTAA
- the glyA gene encoding serine hydroxymethyltransferase — translation MFSKQDQIQGYDDALLAAMNAEEQRQEDHIELIASENYTSKRVMQAQGSGLTNKYAEGYPGKRYYGGCEHVDKVEALAIERAKQLFGADYANVQPHSGSSANSAVYLALIQPGDTILGMSLAHGGHLTHGAKVSSSGKLYNAVQYGINTDTGLIDYDEVERLAVECKPKMIVAGFSAYSKTLDFPRFRQIADKVGALLFVDMAHVAGLVAAGLYPNPLPYADVVTTTTHKTLRGPRGGLILAKSNEEIEKKLNAAVFPGAQGGPLMHVIAGKAVCFKEALEPGFKAYQQQVIDNAQAMASVFIKRGYDVVSGGTDNHLFLVSLIRQGLTGKDADAALGRAHITVNKNAVPNDPQSPFVTSGLRIGTPAVTTRGFKVSQCETLAGWICDILDNLGDADVEANVAQQVSALCADFPVYR, via the coding sequence ATGTTCAGCAAGCAAGACCAGATCCAGGGTTACGACGATGCACTGCTGGCGGCGATGAATGCCGAGGAGCAACGTCAGGAAGATCACATCGAGCTGATCGCGTCGGAGAACTACACCAGCAAGCGCGTCATGCAGGCGCAAGGCAGCGGCCTGACCAACAAATACGCCGAGGGCTATCCGGGCAAGCGCTACTACGGCGGCTGCGAGCATGTGGACAAAGTCGAAGCGCTGGCCATCGAACGCGCCAAGCAACTGTTCGGTGCCGACTATGCCAACGTCCAGCCGCACTCCGGCTCCTCGGCCAACAGCGCCGTGTACCTGGCGCTGATCCAGCCGGGTGACACCATCCTCGGCATGAGCCTGGCCCACGGCGGTCACCTGACCCACGGCGCGAAAGTGTCGTCCTCGGGCAAGCTCTACAACGCCGTGCAGTACGGCATCAACACCGACACCGGGCTGATCGACTACGACGAAGTCGAGCGTCTGGCGGTCGAGTGCAAACCGAAAATGATCGTTGCCGGTTTCTCGGCTTACTCGAAAACTCTGGACTTCCCGCGCTTCCGTCAGATCGCCGACAAGGTCGGCGCGCTGCTGTTCGTCGACATGGCTCACGTCGCCGGTCTGGTCGCTGCTGGCCTGTATCCGAACCCGCTGCCGTACGCCGATGTGGTCACCACTACTACGCACAAAACCCTGCGCGGTCCGCGTGGCGGGCTGATCCTGGCCAAGTCCAACGAAGAGATCGAAAAGAAGCTCAACGCCGCCGTTTTCCCCGGTGCTCAGGGCGGCCCGCTTATGCACGTCATCGCCGGTAAGGCGGTGTGCTTCAAGGAAGCGCTGGAGCCTGGCTTCAAGGCTTATCAGCAACAAGTGATCGACAACGCCCAGGCGATGGCGAGCGTGTTCATCAAGCGTGGCTACGATGTGGTCTCCGGCGGCACCGACAACCATCTGTTCCTGGTCAGCCTGATTCGTCAGGGCCTGACCGGCAAGGACGCCGACGCCGCGCTGGGCCGTGCCCACATCACCGTGAACAAGAACGCCGTGCCGAACGATCCGCAGTCGCCGTTCGTGACCTCGGGCCTGCGCATCGGCACCCCGGCGGTGACCACGCGCGGCTTCAAGGTCAGCCAGTGCGAAACTCTCGCCGGCTGGATCTGCGACATCCTCGACAACCTCGGCGACGCCGATGTCGAGGCCAATGTCGCCCAGCAGGTCTCGGCCCTGTGCGCAGACTTCCCGGTTTATCGCTGA
- the purU gene encoding formyltetrahydrofolate deformylase yields MSRAPDTWILTADCPSVLGTVDAVTRFLFEQGCYVTEHHSFDDRLSGRFFIRVEFRQPDGFDEQSFRAGLAERGQAFGMLFELTAPNYRPKVVIMVSKADHCLNDLLYRQRIGQLSMDVAAVVSNHPDLKPLADWHQIPYYHFPLDPNDKPAQERQVWQVIEEAGAELVILARYMQVLSPELCRKLDGKAINIHHSLLPGFKGAKPYHQAYNKGVKLVGATAHYINNDLDEGPIIAQGVEAVDHSHYPEDLIAKGRDIEGLTLARAVGYHIERRVFLNANRTVVL; encoded by the coding sequence ATGAGCCGCGCCCCAGACACATGGATTCTGACCGCCGACTGCCCCAGCGTCCTCGGCACGGTGGACGCGGTCACGCGTTTTCTGTTCGAGCAGGGCTGTTATGTCACCGAGCACCACTCGTTCGATGACCGCCTCTCGGGGCGCTTCTTCATTCGCGTGGAATTCCGTCAGCCCGACGGTTTCGACGAACAATCTTTCCGCGCAGGTTTGGCCGAGCGCGGACAGGCGTTCGGCATGCTCTTCGAGCTGACCGCGCCGAACTACCGGCCGAAAGTGGTGATCATGGTGTCCAAGGCCGATCACTGCCTCAACGACTTGCTCTACCGCCAGCGCATCGGCCAGTTGTCGATGGACGTGGCGGCGGTGGTGTCCAACCATCCGGATCTCAAGCCGTTGGCCGACTGGCACCAGATTCCCTACTACCATTTCCCTCTCGACCCCAACGACAAACCGGCGCAGGAGCGTCAGGTCTGGCAGGTGATCGAAGAGGCCGGTGCCGAACTGGTGATCCTCGCCCGCTACATGCAGGTGCTGTCGCCGGAGCTGTGCCGCAAGCTCGACGGCAAGGCGATCAACATTCATCACTCCCTGCTGCCGGGCTTCAAGGGCGCCAAACCGTATCACCAGGCTTACAACAAGGGCGTGAAACTGGTGGGCGCGACGGCGCATTACATCAACAACGATCTCGATGAAGGGCCGATCATCGCCCAGGGCGTCGAGGCGGTGGATCACAGTCATTACCCCGAAGACCTGATTGCCAAGGGCCGGGATATCGAAGGCCTGACCTTGGCGCGGGCGGTCGGGTATCACATCGAAAGAAGGGTGTTCCTGAACGCCAACAGAACTGTCGTTCTTTAG
- a CDS encoding TraX family protein gives MHLSQRDGALDLLKWLALLSMLLDHLRYVGFSADWLYVPGRLAFPWFCLAMAANLAREGSRKMEWRYLGWLLLFSAISEVPYRFYIPDPDTFNVMPTLALGLLVARGWQDSASVPRLLALAALVVAAVFSERLMFGFFGVLLPLAMLLVFRRPCYFSLLPGLVCLAANQWQVLLESARFGNSVAILGLTTCLFAPMLGMFLLRHGRHVRPPPMRRWAYALYPAHFLLLLAIRQIIA, from the coding sequence ATGCACCTGAGCCAACGCGACGGCGCCCTGGATCTGCTCAAATGGCTGGCGTTGCTGAGCATGTTGCTCGATCACCTGCGATATGTCGGCTTCTCCGCCGATTGGTTGTATGTGCCCGGGCGATTGGCGTTTCCATGGTTTTGCCTGGCGATGGCGGCGAATCTGGCTCGGGAGGGTTCGCGCAAGATGGAATGGCGCTATCTGGGCTGGCTGTTGCTGTTCAGTGCAATCAGCGAAGTCCCTTATCGCTTTTATATCCCCGACCCTGACACGTTCAACGTGATGCCGACGCTGGCGCTGGGCTTGCTGGTGGCGCGCGGCTGGCAGGACTCAGCGTCGGTGCCACGGTTGCTCGCGCTGGCCGCGCTGGTGGTTGCGGCGGTTTTTTCAGAACGACTGATGTTCGGTTTCTTCGGCGTATTGTTGCCATTGGCGATGCTGCTGGTGTTCCGCCGACCCTGCTATTTCAGCCTGTTGCCGGGGCTGGTGTGTCTGGCGGCGAACCAATGGCAGGTGCTGCTCGAATCGGCGCGCTTCGGCAACAGCGTGGCGATTCTAGGGCTGACGACTTGTCTGTTTGCGCCGATGCTCGGAATGTTCTTGTTGCGACATGGGCGACATGTCCGGCCACCACCGATGCGGCGCTGGGCGTATGCGCTGTATCCCGCGCATTTCCTCCTGCTGCTTGCCATCCGCCAAATCATCGCCTGA
- a CDS encoding sarcosine oxidase subunit alpha translates to MSQTNRLSNGGRIDRNKVLSFTFNGQTYKGYEGDSLAAALIANGVDIIGRSFKYSRPRGIFAAGSEEPNAVLQIGATEATQIPNVRATQQALYQGLVATSTNGWPSVNNDMMGILGKVGGKLMPPGFYYKTFMYPQSFWMTYEKYIRKAAGLGRSPTENDPDTYDYMNQHCDVLIVGAGPAGLAAALAAARSGARVILADEQEEFGGSLLDSRESLDGKPAMEWVASVIAELKNTPDVLLLPRATVNGYHDHNFLTIHERLTDHLGDRAPIGQVRQRIHRVRAKRVVLATGAHERPLVYGNNDVPGNMLAGAVSTYVRRYGVAPGKKLVLSTNNDHAYRVALDWLDASLQVVAIADARSNPRGALVEEARAKGIRILTGSAVIEVRGSKRVTAARVAAIDVKAHAVTSPGEWLDCDLVASSGGYSPVVHLASHLGGKPVWREDILGFVPGEAPQKRVCVGGINGVYALGDSLADGFEGGVRAAAEAGFQTVEGVLPKALSRLEEPTLALFQVPHEKNSARAPKQFVDFQNDVTAGGIELATREGFESVEHVKRYTALGFGTDQGKLGNVNGLAIAARSLNVTIPQMGTTMFRPNYTPVTFGAVAGRHCGHIFEPVRYTALHAWHVKNGAEFEDVGQWKRPWYFPKNGEDLHAAVKRECKAVRDSVGLLDASTLGKIDIQGPDAREFLNRVYTNAWTKLDVGKARYGLMCKEDGMVFDDGVTACLADNHFVMTTTTGGAARVLQWLELYHQTEWPDLKVYFTSVTDHWATMTLSGPNSRKLLSAVTDIDLSNEAFPFMTWKEGLVGDVPARVFRISFTGELSYEVNVQADYAMGVLEKIVEAGKQYNLTPYGTETMHVLRAEKGFIIVGQDTDGSMTPDDLNMGWCVGRTKPFSWIGQRGMNREDCVKDQRKQLVGLKPIDPTKWLPEGAQLVFNTKQAIPMTMVGHVTSSYAHNSLGYSFAMGVVKGGLKRMGERVFAPLADGSVIEAEIVSSVFFDPKGERQNI, encoded by the coding sequence ATGAGCCAGACCAATCGCCTGTCCAACGGTGGACGGATCGACCGCAACAAAGTGCTGAGCTTCACCTTCAACGGCCAGACCTACAAAGGCTACGAAGGCGACTCGCTGGCCGCCGCACTGATCGCCAACGGCGTCGACATCATCGGCCGCAGCTTCAAGTATTCGCGCCCTCGCGGCATCTTCGCCGCCGGTTCCGAAGAGCCGAACGCCGTGCTGCAGATCGGTGCCACCGAAGCCACGCAGATTCCCAACGTGCGCGCCACGCAACAGGCGTTGTATCAGGGCCTGGTCGCCACCAGCACCAATGGCTGGCCGAGCGTCAACAACGACATGATGGGGATTCTCGGCAAGGTCGGCGGCAAGCTGATGCCGCCGGGTTTCTACTACAAAACCTTCATGTACCCGCAATCGTTCTGGATGACTTACGAGAAGTACATCCGCAAGGCTGCCGGCCTCGGCCGTTCGCCGACCGAGAACGATCCGGACACCTACGACTACATGAACCAGCACTGCGACGTGCTGATCGTCGGCGCTGGCCCGGCCGGTCTCGCTGCTGCCCTGGCTGCTGCGCGCAGCGGTGCCCGCGTGATTCTGGCCGATGAGCAGGAAGAGTTCGGCGGCAGCCTGCTTGATTCCCGCGAAAGCCTCGACGGCAAACCGGCGATGGAATGGGTTGCCAGCGTCATCGCTGAATTGAAGAACACCCCGGACGTGCTGCTGTTGCCGCGCGCCACGGTCAACGGCTACCACGACCACAACTTCCTGACCATTCACGAACGCCTCACCGATCACCTCGGTGACCGCGCGCCGATCGGTCAGGTGCGTCAGCGCATCCACCGTGTCCGCGCCAAGCGCGTGGTGCTGGCGACCGGCGCCCACGAGCGTCCGCTGGTCTACGGCAATAACGACGTGCCGGGCAACATGCTCGCTGGTGCGGTGTCGACCTACGTGCGTCGCTATGGCGTGGCGCCAGGCAAAAAACTGGTGCTGTCGACCAACAACGATCACGCCTATCGTGTCGCTCTCGATTGGCTCGATGCCAGTCTGCAAGTCGTCGCCATCGCTGACGCCCGCAGCAATCCGCGCGGTGCATTGGTCGAAGAAGCGCGCGCCAAAGGCATTCGCATCCTCACCGGCAGCGCCGTCATCGAGGTGCGTGGCAGCAAGCGTGTGACCGCTGCGCGCGTCGCCGCGATTGACGTAAAGGCCCACGCCGTGACCAGTCCGGGCGAATGGCTCGACTGCGATCTGGTTGCCAGCTCCGGCGGTTACAGCCCGGTGGTTCACCTGGCTTCGCATCTCGGCGGCAAACCGGTCTGGCGTGAAGACATTCTCGGTTTCGTACCGGGCGAAGCACCGCAAAAGCGCGTGTGCGTCGGTGGCATCAATGGCGTCTACGCGCTGGGCGATTCGCTGGCCGACGGTTTCGAAGGTGGCGTTCGCGCTGCTGCCGAAGCCGGTTTCCAGACCGTTGAAGGCGTGTTGCCGAAAGCCTTGAGCCGTCTCGAAGAGCCGACCCTGGCGCTGTTCCAGGTGCCGCACGAGAAGAACTCGGCGCGTGCACCGAAGCAATTCGTCGACTTCCAGAACGACGTCACCGCCGGTGGCATCGAACTGGCGACCCGCGAAGGTTTCGAGTCGGTCGAGCACGTCAAACGCTATACCGCGCTGGGCTTCGGCACCGATCAGGGCAAGCTCGGCAACGTCAACGGTCTGGCCATTGCCGCCCGTTCGCTGAACGTGACCATCCCGCAGATGGGCACCACCATGTTCCGTCCGAACTACACGCCGGTGACCTTCGGCGCCGTGGCCGGTCGGCACTGCGGGCACATCTTCGAACCGGTGCGCTACACCGCGCTGCATGCCTGGCACGTGAAGAACGGCGCCGAGTTTGAAGACGTCGGTCAGTGGAAGCGTCCCTGGTACTTCCCGAAAAACGGTGAAGACCTGCACGCGGCGGTCAAGCGCGAATGCAAAGCCGTGCGCGACAGCGTCGGCCTGCTCGATGCTTCGACCCTCGGCAAGATCGACATCCAAGGCCCGGATGCCCGCGAGTTCCTCAACCGCGTGTACACCAACGCCTGGACCAAGCTCGACGTGGGCAAAGCTCGCTACGGTCTGATGTGCAAGGAAGACGGCATGGTCTTCGACGACGGTGTGACCGCGTGTCTGGCCGACAACCATTTCGTCATGACCACCACCACCGGTGGCGCCGCGCGCGTACTGCAGTGGCTGGAGCTGTACCACCAGACCGAATGGCCGGACCTGAAGGTGTACTTCACGTCGGTCACCGACCACTGGGCGACCATGACCCTGTCCGGGCCGAACAGCCGCAAGCTGCTCAGCGCCGTGACCGACATCGATCTGAGCAACGAAGCGTTCCCGTTCATGACCTGGAAAGAAGGTCTGGTCGGCGATGTGCCGGCGCGGGTGTTCCGTATCTCGTTCACCGGTGAGCTGTCGTACGAAGTCAACGTGCAGGCCGATTATGCGATGGGCGTGCTGGAAAAAATCGTCGAGGCCGGCAAGCAGTACAACCTGACGCCGTACGGCACCGAAACCATGCACGTGCTGCGGGCCGAGAAGGGCTTCATCATCGTCGGCCAGGACACCGACGGCTCGATGACCCCGGACGACCTGAACATGGGCTGGTGTGTGGGTCGCACCAAACCGTTCTCGTGGATCGGCCAGCGCGGCATGAACCGGGAAGATTGCGTGAAAGACCAGCGCAAACAACTGGTGGGCCTCAAGCCGATCGATCCGACCAAATGGCTGCCGGAAGGTGCCCAGCTGGTGTTCAACACCAAACAGGCGATCCCGATGACCATGGTCGGCCACGTGACCTCCAGCTACGCGCACAACTCTCTCGGTTATTCGTTTGCCATGGGCGTGGTCAAGGGCGGTCTCAAGCGCATGGGCGAGCGGGTGTTCGCACCGCTGGCCGATGGCAGCGTGATCGAGGCGGAAATCGTGTCTTCGGTGTTCTTCGATCCGAAGGGTGAGCGGCAGAACATCTGA
- a CDS encoding DUF2780 domain-containing protein, with product MKISRGFALASLLTLTAGPVFAGFSLNDVAGAVAGMQGGDKAAAAAPTSETAGLLSALSALDVTPEQAVGGTSAMLGLAKNQLSSTDYSQLAKEVPGIDKLSGGSGNLAALGALLGSSGKSAGLENALGNVKDSNDLNNAFSALGMDSGMIGQFAPVLLQYLGQQGVGGSLLSSLGSIWGTGTGTGT from the coding sequence ATGAAGATTTCACGCGGTTTTGCCCTGGCATCGCTCCTGACTCTGACCGCCGGGCCGGTGTTTGCCGGGTTCAGTTTGAACGACGTGGCCGGTGCGGTAGCGGGGATGCAGGGTGGCGACAAGGCGGCGGCTGCGGCGCCGACCTCGGAGACCGCTGGTTTGTTGAGTGCGCTGAGTGCGCTGGACGTCACGCCGGAGCAGGCCGTTGGCGGTACCAGTGCGATGCTCGGGCTGGCGAAGAATCAGTTGAGCAGCACCGACTATTCGCAACTGGCCAAGGAGGTGCCGGGTATCGACAAACTGTCCGGTGGCAGCGGCAATCTGGCGGCGCTCGGGGCTTTGCTCGGTTCGTCCGGCAAGTCGGCGGGCCTTGAGAATGCGCTGGGTAATGTCAAAGACAGCAACGACCTGAACAACGCGTTCAGCGCGCTGGGCATGGACAGCGGCATGATCGGCCAGTTTGCCCCGGTGCTCCTGCAATACCTCGGTCAGCAGGGCGTCGGCGGTTCGCTGTTGAGCAGCCTGGGCAGCATCTGGGGCACCGGCACCGGCACCGGCACTTGA